The DNA sequence GCCACGTCGCTTTCAACGGCGAACAGTTGGCAGTGAAACACGTGGAGCGACACGCAATCCGACAGATCGCCCACGAGGTCCTCCGAACGCTCGTGCAGGGCTATCGCCGATCAGCCGAAGAGGCACATGCCCATTTGCTTCGGCCGGGCTTTGCTAACGGTGGATTTCGCTTTGCGCCGGGCCGAGAAAACACAATCCAGTATGAGCAGGCTGTGTCTGCTGGAACTGATTACCGTTGGCGCCTGACTATCAAGGATATCACTTGCGGCAACATCAGAGTATCCGCGGGTAGCGTGGTGAGCGAGCCTCTGTGCGAGGCGGGTCAGCACGCAGGTTTGATCTCGGCACGATCGAGCGAAGCACCTGCAATCAGCGGCGAGTTTACGGACGCGACCATAACCTTTTTCAACTTCGATTTGGCCTAGAGGGCGGTGCCGCGCGCAATCAGCGCACGACTGGTACGACTTCAAAGGGTCGAAGAACGTGCGATCACACCAGATCGTCGAGCGTTACCTCCAGGGCGGCCGCGAGCTTCTTCACTGTCTCAACCGAACCCGTCTTCCCGCCGGACTCGATATTGGCGATCTGCACGCGGTTGACGCCGGCTGCGTCTGCCAGCTGCGCCTGGGTGAAGGCGCGGTATTCACGCCAGACGCGCAGCGGGCTTTCGCCTGCGAGCAGGCGGCCGACGACATCAGCCGGCACCAGCTCTTCCTCGCCAGCGGCGATGCGAGCCATGGCGCCATCATAGGCGCGCAGATCTTCGAGATCCTCCGCAGCGGCGCGGAGCCGGTCATATTCGGCGCGATCGATCGTCACCGTATCCATGTGTCTTCTCCTCAATCGTAGACCGAGCCACGGGGCCCGATCTCCAGAACAGCCAGCACCGCGCCATCTTCGTCCATGATGACGCGCCAGTCGCCGACCCGCAGGCGGAAGCCGGTGCGACCCTTCAGCGCCGTGACATTGTTCGCCAGAGCGGCAGGGTCGGCGGCGTATTGTTCCACCTTCGCCGTGATCTGCCGCGCGGTGTTGGCGGGCATCTTGCGCAGAACCTTCAGAGCCGAGCGGGTGTAAGTGATCTGCTTCATGCCGTTGATGTAGCCCATAGCTACAATGTAGTCAAGGGCTACATTCGTGCATGGGGGTATCAGCGCCAACTTGTGGGGGTATTGCTGCCCGGCGCAACTGCGGGAGGGCGCCTTTGCGCGGCTTGGCAGGATGGCGGCGGAGGGTGTCTCCGCCGCTATACCGGACCGACGGCGCGGACTACGTTGCATCGTTGTAGCCGGCCGGAAAAGCGACTCTCATGTCCCATAAAATCACTCTTCACACGCTGCCTTACTACAAAGCAGATCTAGATCCTGTGCCCGCACGTGATCGCTCATTCTTCCTGTTAGTCACCGGTCTCGCGAATGAACTTCAGATGTTGAATCGAACATTGGCGGTAATCGTAGGTTCGCTTCCTGATGAGGACTGTCGTATCGCAAACCAAGGCAGTTCCGCCTATGGCATGCTAATCGCTCGTTTGTTAGCCGGCCGCCTGTGCGAGGGCTGGAAGATCCTGTCGCACTTCTCCAAGCCCCTCAAGGCTGAATATGAGCCCGAAATGGAGCCTGAAGGACGGAGGGCGCTCCAGGAAATCAGGGCCTACTTTAATCCCAAACGAGGGCAGGAATGTTTGATTTGGAAGGTGCGCGATCACATCGCATTCCATAGCCTCAGCGAGACGGTCGAAGCTGCCTATGCCTTGTTCGAGCCAACGGACGATCTAGGTGATTATCTCGCCCCGACGTTCGGCAACACACTGTATTACACTACCGAGCTTCTTCAATATCGAGCGCTTCAGCATCTTTCAGGGGCGGACGACCATACTGCCGCACTTGATCGGTTGATCACGGACACGCAGCGAATGACGAGTGCATTCAATACCGCGATCTACGCGTTTGCGGGAGTATTTTTTAAGCGCTTCTTACCGATCCCGCTTTCCAATTTGATGGCGGAGGCCGAGACCATCGATGTCCCAAGTTTCGAGGATCAGTGCCTGACCTTCTTCAGTGAGCTCCCCGTCTCGTAATCCCGATGAATTCTCGCTATGTTCTTCTTTCGAGAGGAGGGCGGAAGTGGTCGGCGTTCCAATCAAATTGCCGAGGCTTGCGCCGGAAATGGCAAGCTTTCGGCTGCTGGTGCTGGCATTCGTCCGCGAGTATTTCGCCGGGCATTCCGCCAGCCCCTCCTATGGCGAGATCGCCGCGGCGCTCGACAGCAATCGCACCCGAGTTCGCAAGGCAGTGAAGAGCCTCGAGCGGGATGGGATGATCCTGCGATCGGCGGGCCCGCGTGGGCTCAAGCTGCCCAGCGTGCGGGACGAGGCGGTGCGCCAGCTGCGCGAACTCGGCTGGCAGGTGGATGAGGATCTGTGCCAGGCGACTCCGGCCGTCACAAAAGGGGCCCTGCCGCCGCGGGTGGTGCTCGACTATCCCTCCGCCCGATCGGACGGAGGCGCGAATGGGGAAACGGGAGCGCGAGCTCGCAAAGCTGGCTGAGAAGCGGCGGCACAAGATCACCGCCGACTTTGTCCGACGCCATCCCGCCAAGGCTCGCGAAGAGACGGCGCTGCGAAAGGCCAATCGTCGCCTGCAGGCGGACTGGGGCCACAAGCGGGCCGGCACCCCGGAAACGCATGAGAAGGCGAGCCGCGTGCAGCAGGGGGCGCTGGCGCGGCTGTTCATGGCGGGTTCGATCAGCGCCGACCAGCTGGCCTGGGCGGCCGAAATCCGCGTGGTGGCGGAGCGGATAGGGGCGGACGTCGCGATCGGGACGGTGAGCCTTGAAACCCGCGTGGATACGAGCCGCAGCTTTGACGGCACATTCTTCGAGAAGCTGGGCGCGGTGCGGGCGGAGGTTGCCTATACGGCCTGGCGCGCCTCGCTGGCGAAGCCGGCGCCGGTGCTGGCGATGATCGTGGAGGACATGGCCTGCCTGCGTGCTGCGCGCTTGTTCCACATGCGCACAGAGACGGCGCGGCGACTGCTGACGGAGGCGCTGGATGCTTGGCCGGACTTCAGCCGAATGGCGTGCGACAGCGTGGACGAGGCGACGTTGCTGGCGGCGCAGGCGG is a window from the Altererythrobacter sp. B11 genome containing:
- a CDS encoding helix-turn-helix transcriptional regulator gives rise to the protein MDTVTIDRAEYDRLRAAAEDLEDLRAYDGAMARIAAGEEELVPADVVGRLLAGESPLRVWREYRAFTQAQLADAAGVNRVQIANIESGGKTGSVETVKKLAAALEVTLDDLV
- a CDS encoding type II toxin-antitoxin system RelE family toxin; protein product: MKQITYTRSALKVLRKMPANTARQITAKVEQYAADPAALANNVTALKGRTGFRLRVGDWRVIMDEDGAVLAVLEIGPRGSVYD